One genomic region from Ralstonia pickettii DTP0602 encodes:
- a CDS encoding bifunctional enoyl-CoA hydratase/phosphate acetyltransferase (K00625: E2.3.1.8, pta; phosphate acetyltransferase [EC:2.3.1.8]) produces the protein MDNKHEKYQRLIEYCQAIPPTPTAVVHPCDQSSLEGAVEAARMGLIAPILVGPRERIEATAKACGLDISPYPIVDAPHSHAAAAAAVELVREGKAEALMKGSLHTDELMAAVVKRETGLRTDRRVSHCFVMDVPGHEEALIITDAAVNIAPTLEEKADILQNAINLAHALQIKEVRVAVLSAMETVNPKVPSTIEAAALCKMVDRHQITGALVDGPLALDNAIDLEAARIKKIDSPVAGRANVLLVPDLEAGNMLAKSLSFLAGADAAGIVLGARVPIILTSRADSVPTRLASCAVAALVAKARRESAKVMG, from the coding sequence ATGGACAACAAGCACGAGAAGTACCAGCGGCTGATCGAGTATTGCCAGGCCATCCCGCCAACGCCGACCGCGGTGGTGCACCCGTGCGACCAGAGTTCCCTGGAGGGGGCGGTCGAGGCAGCAAGAATGGGGCTGATCGCTCCCATCCTGGTGGGGCCGCGTGAGCGCATTGAAGCGACTGCGAAGGCCTGTGGGCTGGATATAAGCCCCTATCCGATTGTCGACGCGCCACACAGCCACGCAGCCGCGGCGGCTGCGGTGGAACTGGTGCGCGAAGGCAAGGCCGAGGCGCTGATGAAGGGCAGCCTGCACACCGACGAGTTGATGGCAGCCGTGGTAAAGCGGGAGACCGGCTTGCGCACCGACCGGCGCGTCAGCCATTGCTTCGTGATGGATGTGCCTGGCCATGAAGAGGCCTTGATCATCACCGATGCCGCGGTCAATATCGCTCCCACGCTGGAGGAGAAGGCGGACATCCTGCAGAACGCCATCAATCTTGCCCATGCGCTGCAGATCAAGGAAGTCCGCGTGGCGGTGCTGTCGGCCATGGAAACCGTCAACCCGAAGGTGCCGTCCACCATCGAGGCCGCGGCGCTATGCAAGATGGTGGACCGCCACCAGATCACCGGCGCGCTTGTCGACGGACCGCTGGCCCTCGACAATGCCATCGACCTGGAGGCGGCCCGGATCAAGAAGATCGACTCCCCGGTGGCCGGCCGCGCCAACGTGCTGCTGGTGCCGGACCTGGAAGCCGGCAATATGCTGGCCAAGAGCCTGTCTTTCCTGGCGGGCGCCGACGCGGCCGGGATCGTGCTCGGGGCGCGGGTGCCGATCATTCTCACCAGCCGGGCCGATTCCGTGCCCACCCGGCTGGCGTCCTGCGCCGTTGCCGCCCTGGTGGCGAAAGCCAGGCGCGAGTCCGCAAAGGTGATGGGGTAG
- a CDS encoding hypothetical protein (K01753: dsdA; D-serine dehydratase [EC:4.3.1.18]), protein MLPAPAMQRSLGLPSSAGALWLKADHSLPVAGSIKARGGIHEVLEFAESLALEHGLVTLDSDYTVLAGQAARALFGQYQVAVGSTGNLGLSIGVMASALGLRATVHMSADAKDWKKARLRARGVEVVEHTGDYASAVAAGRREADADPHSYFVDDERSLSLLLGYSAAALHLQRQFDAAGVRVDAAHPLFVYLPCGVGGAPAGIAFGLRQLFGPHVHAFFAEPTQSPCFLVEMLSHGASVYDFGLTNRTEADGLAVPQASELAAEAMRALLGGVYTVPDDTLFVDLHRLRESEGLQIEPSAAAGFSGPGMLTGTDAGRTYLKQHGLERTMAQATHLVWTTGGLFVPPEAYARFAERGAALAASGR, encoded by the coding sequence TTGCTGCCCGCGCCGGCCATGCAACGCTCGCTCGGCTTGCCTTCGTCGGCCGGTGCCCTCTGGCTCAAGGCGGACCACAGCCTGCCTGTGGCCGGGTCGATCAAGGCCCGCGGCGGCATTCACGAGGTGCTCGAATTTGCCGAATCCCTGGCGCTTGAACATGGCCTGGTGACGCTTGACAGCGACTACACCGTGCTGGCCGGGCAGGCGGCGCGAGCGCTGTTCGGCCAGTATCAGGTAGCGGTGGGCTCCACCGGCAACCTCGGCCTGAGCATTGGTGTGATGGCGTCGGCGCTGGGCTTGCGCGCCACGGTACACATGTCTGCCGATGCCAAGGACTGGAAGAAGGCGCGGTTACGGGCGCGCGGCGTGGAGGTGGTGGAGCATACCGGCGACTACGCGTCAGCGGTGGCGGCCGGGCGGCGCGAGGCCGATGCCGATCCGCACAGCTATTTCGTCGACGATGAGCGTTCGTTGTCGTTGCTGCTGGGCTACAGCGCCGCGGCACTGCACCTGCAGCGCCAGTTCGATGCGGCAGGCGTGCGCGTGGATGCCGCGCACCCGCTGTTCGTCTATCTGCCGTGCGGGGTCGGCGGCGCGCCTGCCGGTATCGCCTTCGGCTTGCGGCAGTTATTTGGGCCGCATGTGCATGCATTCTTCGCCGAGCCCACGCAGTCGCCGTGCTTTCTCGTGGAAATGCTGTCGCACGGGGCGTCGGTCTACGACTTCGGCCTGACGAACCGCACCGAGGCCGACGGCCTGGCCGTGCCCCAGGCATCGGAACTGGCTGCCGAGGCCATGCGTGCGCTGCTCGGCGGCGTCTACACCGTGCCCGACGACACGCTGTTCGTCGACCTGCACCGCCTGCGCGAATCAGAGGGACTGCAGATCGAGCCGTCGGCTGCCGCCGGCTTCAGCGGGCCGGGCATGCTGACCGGCACCGACGCCGGCCGCACCTACCTGAAGCAACACGGTCTTGAGCGGACGATGGCGCAGGCCACGCACCTGGTGTGGACCACAGGCGGGCTGTTCGTCCCGCCGGAGGCGTATGCGCGCTTTGCCGAGCGCGGCGCGGCGCTGGCCGCATCGGGCCGTTGA
- a CDS encoding arabinose ABC transporter permease, with translation MASLTHQHRASPTAPPAPGHHDVAPAEIATGVVIGRASEYFDFFVYGIASVLVFPTVYFPFAGELAGLLYSFAIFSFAFIARPFGTALFMRIQRRWGRGIKLTASLFLLGTATVGIAFLPSYASLGATSIYLLALFRVLQGIAFGGSWDGLPSLLALNAPQDKRGWYAMVGQLGAPTGFIVAGALFLFLHASLTPQEFIEWGWRYPFYVAFAINVVALFARLRLVVTHEYTRLLEEDELEPISTLQMVNAQGFNIFLGAFAALASYALFHLVTVFPLSWVILHKTQDISDVLAIQLVGGFIAFIGTLLSGWIADRVGRRKTLATMAVLIGIFSLVTPWLLDGGAVGQDAFILVGFGLLGLSYGQAAGVVTSNFERRFRYTGAALTTDFGWLFGAAFAPLVALGLSSLFGLVAVSLYLMSGVIATLAALRISRALGTPEL, from the coding sequence ATGGCCAGCCTGACCCACCAGCATCGCGCCTCGCCCACGGCACCTCCGGCGCCTGGCCACCATGACGTGGCACCTGCGGAGATCGCCACAGGCGTGGTGATCGGGCGCGCCTCCGAGTACTTCGACTTCTTCGTGTATGGCATTGCCTCCGTGCTCGTCTTCCCGACGGTGTACTTTCCGTTCGCGGGCGAGCTGGCGGGACTGCTCTACAGCTTCGCGATCTTCTCGTTTGCGTTTATCGCGCGGCCGTTCGGCACGGCGCTGTTCATGCGTATCCAGCGGCGCTGGGGGCGCGGCATCAAGCTGACCGCGTCGCTGTTCCTGCTCGGCACGGCCACGGTGGGGATTGCCTTCCTGCCGTCGTACGCCTCGCTGGGTGCCACCTCGATCTACCTGCTGGCGCTGTTCCGCGTCCTGCAAGGCATTGCCTTTGGCGGATCGTGGGACGGGCTGCCGTCACTGCTGGCACTCAACGCGCCCCAGGACAAGCGCGGCTGGTACGCGATGGTGGGCCAGCTCGGTGCGCCGACCGGCTTTATCGTCGCCGGTGCGCTGTTCCTGTTCCTGCATGCCAGCCTGACACCGCAGGAGTTCATCGAGTGGGGCTGGCGCTATCCGTTCTACGTGGCGTTCGCGATCAACGTCGTGGCGCTGTTTGCAAGACTGCGCCTGGTGGTGACGCACGAGTACACGCGGCTGCTGGAAGAAGACGAGCTTGAGCCGATCAGCACCCTGCAGATGGTGAACGCGCAGGGATTCAACATCTTTCTCGGTGCATTTGCCGCGCTGGCCAGCTATGCGCTGTTCCATCTGGTCACGGTGTTCCCGCTGTCCTGGGTGATCCTGCACAAGACGCAGGACATCTCCGATGTGCTCGCCATCCAGCTCGTGGGCGGCTTCATTGCGTTCATTGGCACGCTGCTCTCGGGCTGGATCGCGGACCGCGTAGGCCGGCGCAAGACGCTGGCAACGATGGCCGTGCTGATCGGCATCTTCAGCCTGGTGACGCCGTGGCTGCTCGACGGGGGCGCAGTGGGCCAGGATGCGTTCATCCTGGTCGGCTTCGGTCTTCTGGGCTTGTCGTACGGGCAGGCTGCCGGCGTCGTGACGTCGAACTTCGAACGGCGTTTCCGCTATACCGGCGCTGCGCTGACCACGGACTTCGGCTGGCTGTTCGGCGCCGCCTTTGCACCGTTGGTGGCGCTGGGCTTGTCGTCGCTGTTCGGCCTGGTCGCGGTCAGCCTGTACCTGATGTCGGGCGTGATTGCCACGCTGGCGGCGTTGCGGATCAGCCGCGCGCTCGGTACGCCGGAGTTGTGA
- a CDS encoding cytochrome O ubiquinol oxidase (K02297: cyoA; cytochrome o ubiquinol oxidase subunit II [EC:1.10.3.-]), with product MRRFDAAMTPLRAPGRLLLRCAAIALLASLTGCSAVLLSPSGDMAVRQRDLIIIATCLMLLIIVPVILLTLLFAWRYRESATDAPYNPEWDHSTVLELAIWSAPLLIIIALGAVTWVSTHQLDPYRPLTRLEPGRPVPAEVKPLTVQVVAMDWKWLFLYPEQGIATVNELAAPVDRPIAFRITATSVMNAFFVPSLAGMVYAMPGMETKLHAVINKPGVFDGFSANYSGAGFSHMRFKFHGLSNEDFDRWIQQARASGNDLSKDIYQKLAQPSERDPVHRYASVAPELYDLILNRCVGGGTCMADTMALDRSRGKFDPSGEICTASNTGVVAPVFASDSKPNDGRRLLR from the coding sequence ATGCGACGCTTCGACGCTGCTATGACGCCGCTGCGTGCCCCGGGAAGACTGCTTCTTCGGTGTGCCGCGATCGCCTTGCTGGCAAGCCTGACCGGTTGCAGCGCAGTGCTGCTTTCGCCATCCGGTGACATGGCCGTGCGCCAGCGCGATCTGATCATCATCGCCACGTGCCTGATGCTGCTGATCATCGTGCCGGTGATCCTCCTTACGCTGCTGTTTGCGTGGCGTTATCGGGAAAGCGCGACGGACGCGCCCTACAACCCCGAGTGGGACCATTCCACGGTGCTCGAACTGGCGATCTGGTCCGCGCCGCTGCTGATCATCATCGCGCTCGGCGCCGTGACCTGGGTCAGTACCCACCAGCTCGATCCGTACCGGCCGCTGACGCGGCTGGAGCCGGGGCGGCCCGTTCCGGCCGAAGTCAAGCCGCTGACGGTGCAAGTGGTGGCGATGGACTGGAAGTGGCTGTTCCTGTATCCCGAGCAAGGCATTGCCACGGTCAACGAACTCGCAGCGCCGGTCGATCGCCCGATCGCATTCCGCATCACCGCCACCTCGGTGATGAACGCGTTCTTTGTCCCCTCGCTGGCCGGCATGGTCTACGCGATGCCCGGCATGGAAACCAAGCTCCATGCGGTCATCAACAAGCCCGGCGTCTTTGACGGCTTCTCGGCCAACTACAGCGGCGCGGGCTTCTCGCACATGCGCTTCAAGTTCCACGGCCTGTCGAACGAAGACTTCGATCGCTGGATCCAGCAGGCCAGGGCATCCGGCAATGACCTGTCGAAGGACATCTACCAGAAGCTTGCGCAGCCAAGCGAGCGCGATCCGGTGCACCGCTACGCCAGCGTGGCGCCAGAGCTGTATGACCTGATCCTGAACCGCTGCGTGGGTGGCGGGACCTGCATGGCAGACACCATGGCGCTCGACCGCAGCCGCGGAAAGTTCGACCCGTCCGGCGAGATCTGTACCGCGAGCAACACCGGGGTGGTTGCACCCGTGTTCGCGTCGGATTCCAAGCCGAACGACGGCAGGCGGCTGCTGCGGTGA
- a CDS encoding acetate kinase (K00925: ackA; acetate kinase [EC:2.7.2.1]) encodes MADVILVLNAGSSSIKFSAFDASDDALRLVLRGSIDGLYTSPAFRAIDGAGEEVEAKQWGEGTELGHGGGIAYLADFLRGHGEGHRLIAVGHRVVHGGVRFTQPAKISAEVVAELASLSPLAPLHQPHNLKPIQILAQQRPDLPQVACFDTAFHSAQPETAQAFALPAEVTGRGVRRYGFHGLSYEYIASVLPGVDAQAAAGRTVVAHLGNGSSMCALVAGRSVASTMGFTAVDGLPMGTRCGNLDPGVILYLMDELGMDARAVEDLIYRKSGLLGVSGISSDMRALLASDDPRARFAIELYAYRIGRELGSLAAAAQGLDALVFTAGVGEHAVPIREQVCRQAAWLGVALDAGANASGGPKISAPSSKVAVWVIPTNEELMIARHTKAAL; translated from the coding sequence ATGGCCGACGTGATCCTGGTACTCAACGCGGGCTCATCCAGCATCAAGTTCAGCGCCTTCGACGCCAGCGACGATGCGCTCCGGCTGGTCCTGCGCGGCAGCATCGACGGGCTCTACACATCGCCTGCCTTCCGCGCCATTGACGGGGCCGGCGAAGAGGTCGAAGCGAAGCAGTGGGGCGAAGGTACCGAACTGGGACATGGCGGGGGGATCGCCTATCTCGCCGATTTCCTGCGCGGACATGGCGAGGGGCACCGGCTGATCGCGGTCGGGCACCGGGTTGTCCATGGCGGCGTCCGCTTTACGCAGCCAGCGAAGATCAGCGCCGAGGTGGTTGCGGAGCTGGCATCCCTGAGCCCGCTGGCACCGCTGCATCAGCCGCATAACCTCAAGCCGATCCAGATCCTCGCGCAGCAGCGCCCGGACCTGCCGCAGGTGGCGTGTTTCGACACGGCGTTCCATAGCGCCCAGCCCGAAACCGCGCAGGCGTTCGCGCTGCCGGCTGAAGTGACCGGGCGCGGCGTGCGGCGCTATGGCTTTCACGGGCTGTCCTACGAGTACATCGCCAGCGTCCTGCCCGGCGTGGATGCCCAGGCCGCGGCAGGGCGCACCGTCGTTGCCCACCTGGGCAATGGCAGCAGCATGTGCGCGCTGGTGGCAGGGCGCAGCGTTGCCAGCACGATGGGATTCACGGCAGTGGATGGGCTGCCCATGGGCACGCGTTGCGGCAACCTGGATCCGGGCGTGATCCTGTACCTGATGGATGAACTGGGCATGGATGCCCGCGCCGTCGAGGACCTGATCTACCGCAAGTCCGGCCTGCTCGGTGTCTCGGGCATATCGAGCGATATGCGCGCGCTGCTTGCCAGCGACGATCCGCGTGCCCGCTTTGCGATCGAGCTGTATGCCTACCGGATCGGGCGGGAGCTCGGCTCGCTTGCGGCCGCCGCGCAAGGCCTGGACGCGCTGGTGTTTACCGCCGGCGTTGGCGAGCACGCCGTCCCGATACGGGAACAGGTGTGCCGGCAGGCAGCATGGCTGGGCGTGGCACTGGACGCCGGCGCAAATGCAAGCGGCGGACCGAAAATCAGCGCCCCGTCGAGCAAGGTCGCGGTGTGGGTGATCCCGACCAATGAAGAGCTGATGATCGCCAGACATACCAAGGCGGCGCTCTGA